In the genome of Bacteroidales bacterium, the window TGCTTGAGCAATAAAAAAACCATAATTTATTTTATTATAATCTTTTTCATATATCCATGTATTCACATTTCGTGAAGCTTGTTCAAAAACAGGTATAGGCCATAAATACCAGCGTTCAGTTACTTGTATTAAAATATTTGTCTTTTCGTTTTGTGTATTGAGTGTATCGATATTAGCAAAATTAAAAAGAGAAGTTTTTAGTAAATTATTTTGAGCATTTTCAAATGTTTTCTTTAAATATGGCAGCCAAAGTGTATCACCTCTTTTAAAAGGAAGCTCACGTTCAATAATAAAAGGTTTTGTTTTTTTATTACCTTGTATAAAAATATCGTTTACTATGACATATTGACAAAATAATATATTAGCATATAATAAAAATAATGTAAATAATATTTGATATTTAAAATTCATTTAATATTTAAATATTTAAATATCTTAAAAAGGAATCGAGTCTGTCTTGATAAAACTGATTTAAATCAGAGTTGTCCATAAAAGTATTTTTTATAATGTAATTATGACGATTTAACGAAGCAATGATTCTGCTAATATCGTCTTTATTAATTTTGATGGTAACATCGATTTGAGTAGTTTCTTCGCATGATGAAATGTATAAACTTATTATTTTTGCATCTTCACTTTCAACAATTTGGGCAAGTTCTACTAATGAATAATCGCGAATATTCATTTCTAAAACTAAAATAGCACCTGTTTGTTCAATATTAGTAACTTTTGCTAAGCCCACTAATAGGTCGTGTAGGGTGATAACGCCTATAAATTCTTTTTTTTCATTCAAAACGGGTATTAACGTGAGTTTGTAACGTGCTACTTTTTCGGCAACTTCAAAAATATGTTGTTCAGCAAAAACATAAGGTGTAGATATTGATAATGGATGGTTCCCGATGGGTTCTTCGGGAGTGTTTAGGTCGTAAATATCATTGTCGGAAATGAGTCCAAGTAGCTCTTTTTCGTTAACAATTGGAAGATGCGAAACACGTGCTATTTCCATCCATTGAAGCGCTTGCGTACCGGTATCGGAGGTCTTTAATGACGGTACTATTTCTGATATTAAATCTTTTGCAATCATTTTGAAAAAATTAATTCTAACCCTACCTTTGCGTTAAAAAAAGTTATGGTAAAGTTGAGCGTAAATATAAATAAAATTGCAACACTAAGGAATGCTCGTGGTGGAAATATTCCAAATGTTTTAAAAGCAGCCGTCGATTGCGAAAAATTTGGAGCACAAGGTATCACTGTACATCCTCGACCCGATGAACGCCATATACGATATTCGGATGTATATGAAATAAAAAAAGCCATTACCGTTGAGTTTAACATAGAAGGTTATCCAAGCGAAAAATTTATTAAATTGGTGTGCGATGTTAAGCCTGCACAGGTTACTCTTGTTCCCGATCCACCCGATGCTCTTACCTCTAATGCTGGATGGAATATACAAAAAAATATGGATTTTTTAAAATCGGTAATTAATATTTTTCAAAAGGAAGGAATTAGAACCTCCATATTTGTCGAAACTGACTTAGATAACATCCGTTTGGCAAAGAAAACAGGAACCGATCGTATAGAACTATATACAGAACCTTATGCCTCTCAGTTTATTATCAATAAAGAAGAAGCTGTTTTGCCATTTGTTCGAGCTGCAAAAGTCGCATTAGAAGAAGGTTTAGGCATCAATGCTGGTCATGATCTAAATTTAGATAATTTAGCATATTTTGTAGAAAAAGTCCCAGGATTACTCGAGGTTTCTATTGGGCATGCTCTTATTAGTGATGCGCTTTATTTTGGATTGGAAAAAACAATAGAAATGTACCTTGCTCGTTTGAAAAAAAATTAACCTCCTACATTATAAAAACCTCTGCTATTATTTATTTTTCCTGATTTGGGTTTTTCTTTTACAGCTTTAATGAGGGCTTCTTCGAAGCCCAATTGGCGGATGTTGTATTTCTGATTGCTAAAAAGGCAAGGCATAAGGTATCCGTCGGCTGTAAGCCGTAAACGGTTACAGGTAGCACAATGACCTCCTTCGCCACCTTCGACTTGACTAAAAGTCCCGTCCGAAAGATTCATCATATGGATGAATCGCACTTGGAAACCGTGTTTATAAGCAAATGCCGCAACTTCTTGAGCATCGGGTTCGTTTGAATGTTGTTTTATGACTACATTTAGCTTTATTGGAAACAGACCCGCTTCTTTGGCGGCAAATATGCCTTTTAATACTTTATCAAGATTCCCAATTCGTGTAATTTGATTAAATTTTTCTTTATTTAAAGTATCTAAACTAATATTGATACGCTTTAGTCCAGCTTGTGCAAGTGGTTGAGCCAATTCTTCCAAAAAATATCCATTGGTTGTCATAGAAAGATCGTCAATGCCCTTAATTTTACTAATCATTTCGGTAAGAGTAACAATTCCTTTTCTCACCAAGGGTTCACCTCCGGTAAGACGTACCTTATTTATTCCATATTTTGCAGCAATTTCGACAAAATGGGCAATTTCTTCAAAACGTAAAATATTTTCGTGTGGAATAAATTGTACACCTTCTTTGGGCATACAATAGGTACATCTAAAGTTACATTTATCGGTAACCGAAATGCGTAGATAGTTGATACGACGATTATATGAATCGAACAGTAACATAGGTGTCTGTGGGAACTATTGTTGTATGTTGTGGAATAATAATGAATCCATGGGCTGAGTTTAAAGCAAACAAATGAGCCGAACCATGATATTCTACGGGGTAAACTTTATTGTCTTCAATTCTTACAGGAATAAGGCTTGTACGTTCGGCTTTTTTGCGTCGATATTCGTGAGCTAATGGTAAAAAAGCTGTTTGAGGATGGTATGAGTGTCCCATTATCTTATAAATAAAGGGTTTTACAATTAATTCAAATTGCATAAACGATGAGACCGGATTACCTGGTAATCCAAAACAATATTGGTTACCTTTTCTTGCCATAAGTGTAGGTTTACCAGGCTGTACAGCTATGGTGTGGAAAATAATATTAAAATTGAGTTGTTGGAGTGCTTGCGGTATAAAATCAAAATCGCCCATAGAAACACCGCCACTAAAAATTAGAATATCGCTTTGTTTTAACATTTTTTTTATGTGAAAGATGGTTTGGTCAATGTCGTCTGCTATGATACCGTTGTATGTCGTTTCAAGTCCAATTTTATTACATTGTGCTATGAGCTGATAAGCATTAGAATTACGTATTTGTACATCGTTAGGAGTATTTTCTGGCTCTATTAGTTCGCTTCCGGTTGATGATATCGATATTTTGGGTTTTTGGAAGACTTTTATGGTTGTTTTACCAATGGTTGCAAGAGTAGCAATTTCTTGTGGACGTATAAGGGTGCCTTTATGTAAAACTACTTCTCCATTTTTTACATCTTCTGAAGCAAATCGTATATTGGGTTTATTTTCGATATTTTTGATAATAACTTTTCCTTCTTGGTTAAGGCTGGTATCTTCAATTTTGGCGACATAATCAGCATTATCGGGTATACGTGCTCCTGTCATTATTTTTACA includes:
- a CDS encoding CBS domain-containing protein, which produces MIAKDLISEIVPSLKTSDTGTQALQWMEIARVSHLPIVNEKELLGLISDNDIYDLNTPEEPIGNHPLSISTPYVFAEQHIFEVAEKVARYKLTLIPVLNEKKEFIGVITLHDLLVGLAKVTNIEQTGAILVLEMNIRDYSLVELAQIVESEDAKIISLYISSCEETTQIDVTIKINKDDISRIIASLNRHNYIIKNTFMDNSDLNQFYQDRLDSFLRYLNI
- a CDS encoding pyridoxine 5'-phosphate synthase is translated as MVKLSVNINKIATLRNARGGNIPNVLKAAVDCEKFGAQGITVHPRPDERHIRYSDVYEIKKAITVEFNIEGYPSEKFIKLVCDVKPAQVTLVPDPPDALTSNAGWNIQKNMDFLKSVINIFQKEGIRTSIFVETDLDNIRLAKKTGTDRIELYTEPYASQFIINKEEAVLPFVRAAKVALEEGLGINAGHDLNLDNLAYFVEKVPGLLEVSIGHALISDALYFGLEKTIEMYLARLKKN
- a CDS encoding GTP 3',8-cyclase MoaA; translation: MFDSYNRRINYLRISVTDKCNFRCTYCMPKEGVQFIPHENILRFEEIAHFVEIAAKYGINKVRLTGGEPLVRKGIVTLTEMISKIKGIDDLSMTTNGYFLEELAQPLAQAGLKRINISLDTLNKEKFNQITRIGNLDKVLKGIFAAKEAGLFPIKLNVVIKQHSNEPDAQEVAAFAYKHGFQVRFIHMMNLSDGTFSQVEGGEGGHCATCNRLRLTADGYLMPCLFSNQKYNIRQLGFEEALIKAVKEKPKSGKINNSRGFYNVGG
- a CDS encoding molybdopterin molybdotransferase MoeA; translated protein: MIQLEKAIELALKNASILGIEPINFRQSLNRILAEDITSDIDIPPFNKSAMDGYALRREDANLPLTIVQTVQAGSSPIAQLKHGECVKIMTGARIPDNADYVAKIEDTSLNQEGKVIIKNIENKPNIRFASEDVKNGEVVLHKGTLIRPQEIATLATIGKTTIKVFQKPKISISSTGSELIEPENTPNDVQIRNSNAYQLIAQCNKIGLETTYNGIIADDIDQTIFHIKKMLKQSDILIFSGGVSMGDFDFIPQALQQLNFNIIFHTIAVQPGKPTLMARKGNQYCFGLPGNPVSSFMQFELIVKPFIYKIMGHSYHPQTAFLPLAHEYRRKKAERTSLIPVRIEDNKVYPVEYHGSAHLFALNSAHGFIIIPQHTTIVPTDTYVTVRFI